From a single Granulicella aggregans genomic region:
- a CDS encoding tyrosinase family protein, whose protein sequence is MKSATLRRLLHCIFMVFLTLSFEGVATQAQSSPQVRMKWQTFISGPGGAARLASLKKAVLKMKSLDNALPASVDFRRSWKYWANIHGYYGPQSMDGTVALHIADLNNSGLGSYVSYYNNIADQTPPDQIAQAVWATCKHSSDSGAGQANFFGWHRMYLYYFERVLRWAAQDNTLRLPYWDYTNSAQEAIPAEFRNTSSTMYDPRRDPGMNGSSTLSATSTNIDAALRNPNYLSFEYGVETGIHGYVHCAVGPTCPVADMGDVPVAGNDPIFYSHHANIDRIFACWQNLHPTPTGQPWEAQTFSFPDETGNLQTRPVSDFLDSTSLGYVYENVASCSRKVTRQPVRHAELAFQIMSTEERFPNVVGASKPLPINGPHITVDIAVPVAKMQALVKPVGATPSSILVLRDVKAYSPPGTLLNVYVSKQGNPGERQFVGTINWFNAFHHRDQPSVRTLEFDLSDQLRALNVSPTTAGVTITFEATDGRVPIGSPGAAAAPQAIRPEVLRAFRPEANVQVGTIELRQAN, encoded by the coding sequence ATGAAGAGCGCCACTCTCCGTCGTCTGCTGCACTGCATTTTCATGGTCTTTCTGACGCTGTCGTTCGAAGGCGTCGCCACGCAGGCGCAGTCTTCCCCACAGGTCCGCATGAAATGGCAGACTTTCATCAGTGGGCCGGGCGGAGCGGCACGTCTGGCCAGCCTGAAGAAGGCAGTGCTGAAGATGAAGTCGCTGGACAACGCGCTGCCAGCCTCGGTCGACTTCCGCCGGAGTTGGAAGTACTGGGCCAACATCCACGGCTACTACGGTCCGCAGAGCATGGACGGCACCGTCGCGCTGCACATTGCGGACCTCAACAATAGTGGCCTTGGCAGCTACGTTTCGTACTACAACAACATCGCCGACCAGACCCCGCCGGACCAGATCGCGCAGGCGGTATGGGCCACGTGCAAGCACTCGTCGGACTCGGGCGCAGGGCAGGCGAATTTCTTTGGCTGGCACCGCATGTACTTGTATTACTTTGAGCGCGTACTGCGCTGGGCGGCGCAGGACAATACACTGCGTCTGCCTTATTGGGACTACACCAACTCCGCTCAGGAAGCCATTCCGGCTGAGTTTCGCAATACTTCCTCGACGATGTACGACCCGAGGCGCGACCCCGGGATGAACGGAAGCTCAACTCTGAGTGCAACTTCGACCAACATCGACGCGGCACTGAGAAATCCAAACTACCTCAGCTTCGAGTACGGCGTTGAGACTGGCATCCATGGCTATGTTCACTGCGCCGTCGGGCCCACCTGCCCGGTTGCGGATATGGGCGACGTGCCGGTTGCTGGCAACGATCCCATTTTTTATTCGCACCATGCCAACATCGATCGCATCTTCGCCTGCTGGCAGAACCTGCATCCCACACCCACGGGCCAGCCATGGGAGGCGCAGACCTTCAGCTTTCCGGATGAAACCGGCAATCTACAGACCAGGCCGGTGAGCGACTTTTTAGACTCCACAAGCTTGGGTTACGTTTATGAAAATGTCGCCTCCTGTTCACGCAAGGTGACGCGGCAGCCTGTCCGCCACGCGGAATTAGCATTCCAAATCATGTCGACAGAAGAACGTTTCCCTAACGTTGTAGGCGCGTCCAAGCCGCTGCCGATCAATGGGCCGCATATCACGGTCGATATTGCGGTACCGGTCGCCAAGATGCAGGCGCTGGTAAAGCCAGTCGGCGCGACGCCCAGCAGCATCCTGGTGCTGCGCGACGTCAAGGCCTACAGCCCCCCAGGAACACTGCTGAACGTATACGTGTCGAAGCAAGGCAATCCCGGCGAGCGGCAGTTTGTGGGAACGATCAACTGGTTCAACGCCTTCCACCATCGCGATCAGCCCAGCGTCCGCACGCTGGAGTTCGATCTCTCCGACCAGCTGCGAGCGCTGAACGTATCCCCGACGACCGCCGGCGTCACCATCACGTTTGAGGCCACCGACGGTCGCGTGCCGATTGGGTCTCCTGGAGCGGCGGCAGCGCCGCAGGCCATCCGGCCAGAGGTCCTGAGGGCTTTCCGTCCGGAGGCCAATGTGCAGGTCGGCACCATCGAGCTTCGCCAAGCCAACTGA
- a CDS encoding dihydrolipoyl dehydrogenase family protein, giving the protein MTMIEADANQPPEEYDLVVLGSGEGSKFLAWTFARQGKRVAVIEQRWIGGSCPNIACLPSNNFIHSAKVASYFARVEEFSISTPGYTVNMSKVTDRKRTMVKGLVDIHVHNFETSGVNFILGHGHFVGPRTIEVNLQTGGTRRLRGTNVVIRTGTYATRNAIPGFKAAKPMTHIEAQGRDEIPSHLLILGGGSIGLEFAQAMRRLGSKVSILDRNATLLHREDSEVTSGLETLFHDEGIELILDATIQNVMGTSGQSVAVTYLHQSKEETVQASHLLVALGRTPKTQGLGLELAGVAVTESGYIKVDEHLKTSAKGVWANGEVAGSPQFTHIAFDDFRILRDSLSGGNRVTTGRLVPSSMFTDPELAHVGLTEGEAKAKGISYRLFKIPMASVLRTRTLSETRGFMKALVGADDRILGFTVFGVDGGEIMSAIQIAMIGNLPYTPIRDAVLAHPTLMEGLIVLLSAAPVSVEAA; this is encoded by the coding sequence ATGACAATGATCGAAGCGGATGCGAATCAACCACCCGAAGAGTATGACCTCGTCGTTCTGGGCAGTGGAGAAGGATCGAAGTTTCTTGCCTGGACGTTCGCAAGGCAAGGCAAACGGGTCGCTGTTATCGAGCAGCGTTGGATCGGCGGCTCTTGCCCGAACATCGCTTGCCTCCCCAGCAACAACTTCATTCACAGCGCGAAGGTAGCCTCCTACTTCGCGCGTGTCGAAGAGTTCAGCATTTCAACCCCCGGATACACCGTCAACATGAGCAAGGTGACCGACCGCAAGCGAACCATGGTCAAGGGCCTTGTCGACATACACGTCCACAACTTCGAAACCAGCGGCGTGAACTTCATCCTCGGTCACGGACACTTCGTCGGCCCGCGGACCATCGAGGTCAATCTGCAAACAGGCGGCACACGCCGCCTGCGTGGAACCAACGTGGTCATCAGAACCGGCACGTACGCTACGCGCAACGCTATTCCAGGCTTTAAAGCCGCAAAACCGATGACGCATATCGAAGCACAGGGACGGGATGAGATTCCCTCCCATCTTCTGATTCTGGGCGGAGGCTCTATTGGCCTGGAGTTCGCACAAGCGATGCGCCGTCTCGGCAGTAAGGTCTCCATTCTCGATCGCAACGCAACGCTGCTTCATCGCGAAGACTCGGAAGTTACATCCGGATTGGAAACCCTCTTCCATGATGAAGGCATTGAGCTGATTCTCGACGCCACAATACAGAACGTGATGGGTACTTCGGGTCAGTCCGTAGCGGTCACATACCTTCACCAGAGCAAAGAGGAGACCGTCCAGGCAAGCCACTTGCTCGTCGCCTTGGGACGCACGCCAAAGACGCAGGGACTTGGTCTCGAGCTAGCCGGCGTAGCCGTTACAGAAAGCGGATATATCAAGGTCGATGAACATCTGAAGACTTCGGCCAAGGGAGTATGGGCCAACGGCGAAGTGGCTGGCAGCCCGCAATTCACGCACATCGCCTTCGACGACTTCCGCATCCTGCGCGACAGTCTCAGTGGCGGCAACCGCGTCACCACGGGTCGCCTGGTTCCGTCTTCCATGTTTACAGACCCCGAGCTGGCACACGTTGGGTTGACCGAAGGGGAGGCCAAAGCCAAAGGCATCTCCTACCGCCTCTTCAAGATTCCAATGGCTTCCGTCTTACGCACACGGACGCTCTCAGAGACACGCGGATTCATGAAGGCGTTGGTTGGTGCAGACGATCGCATCCTCGGCTTCACGGTCTTTGGCGTCGACGGTGGAGAGATCATGTCGGCCATCCAGATCGCGATGATCGGCAACCTCCCTTATACCCCGATCCGCGACGCAGTCCTGGCCCACCCAACGCTCATGGAAGGGTTAATCGTGCTGCTCTCCGCAGCTCCGGTCTCCGTCGAAGCGGCATAA
- a CDS encoding protoglobin domain-containing protein: MAKVIAGTLAYTYGSAEVGTSPVSLKELEDLKVAVGFTAEDVQYLRKAGAVLESQTRQIVEHWRSGIIASIPNLARHSRTPAGEPIPKYLAQSNLRFEQWILDTCLRPYDQDWLNYQQEIALRHTSLKKNQADGVESTAYVPFRDIAAFVAVLNDTIKPYLGYGPASADEVDAMHRAWCRSLQLQIALWSRLYMDLAKAKNEW, encoded by the coding sequence ATGGCCAAGGTTATAGCCGGAACGCTTGCATACACATACGGCTCGGCAGAGGTTGGCACCTCGCCAGTCTCCCTTAAGGAGCTCGAGGATCTGAAGGTCGCTGTAGGCTTCACCGCAGAGGACGTGCAATACCTGCGCAAAGCCGGAGCTGTGCTCGAAAGCCAGACCCGGCAAATCGTGGAACACTGGCGGAGTGGCATCATAGCCAGCATCCCGAACCTCGCACGTCACTCGCGAACTCCCGCTGGCGAACCCATCCCGAAGTATCTCGCGCAGAGCAACCTACGTTTTGAGCAGTGGATCTTGGATACCTGTCTGCGTCCTTACGATCAGGACTGGCTGAACTATCAGCAGGAGATCGCTCTCAGGCATACAAGCCTAAAAAAGAACCAGGCGGATGGCGTTGAGTCCACCGCCTACGTTCCCTTCCGTGATATCGCTGCATTTGTTGCGGTGCTGAACGACACGATCAAGCCCTACCTCGGGTACGGTCCAGCTTCCGCGGACGAAGTCGATGCCATGCATCGTGCATGGTGCCGCTCCCTTCAATTGCAAATCGCACTGTGGTCCCGGCTCTACATGGACCTAGCCAAAGCGAAGAACGAATGGTAA
- a CDS encoding DUF302 domain-containing protein: METGNNGISHITTAKSVKDVLAHLLSLLQIKRITVFAVVDHSGEAAKVGMEMHDTKLVIFGNPRAGTPAMLAAPDCALDLPLKILIAEGPDGRTKISYNSPAFLQTRYGLEPDFAKPLAAIEQIAAALDN, translated from the coding sequence ATGGAAACAGGGAATAACGGGATCTCGCATATCACCACTGCAAAGTCTGTAAAAGATGTGCTCGCGCATCTCTTATCGCTTCTGCAGATAAAAAGAATTACCGTGTTTGCGGTCGTTGACCACAGTGGAGAAGCGGCCAAGGTGGGCATGGAGATGCACGACACAAAGCTCGTCATCTTTGGCAATCCTCGAGCCGGAACGCCAGCCATGCTCGCTGCACCAGACTGCGCTCTCGATCTCCCGCTCAAGATTCTGATTGCGGAAGGCCCGGATGGCCGCACAAAGATCAGCTACAACTCTCCCGCCTTCTTACAGACGCGGTATGGATTGGAGCCAGACTTTGCGAAACCCCTCGCGGCAATTGAGCAGATAGCTGCGGCTCTCGACAACTGA
- a CDS encoding tetratricopeptide repeat protein, protein MPGTRLAALILAAFSITALGAQDTTATANQPSGRPAHVSAGPRPPLVFQTEEPEVPPVMHLCIARCFPIMWDKDHYINFGPENTSIYTVERFTRESIVMHRTDKGRFPLTADITGQISEDGNSVVKGKIVWTSGNSGSGPFTATWGSAIEDDQVLGQRRLLHIPCDASSRVSVAEASERAEQLLEANDLTTAICWMRIGATQGDAGAQGALASIFYRGVGVPVNIREAALWAEKASAQGNYLGEHVLSNMYAKGDAKPKDAAKAEYWRAKYEKDKLAHDRAEEEAKEAQRQRAQAQAQQNEEAEILLLRLLVGAFSADSDSGGGMPRNNGYGQSVTACHQGFALACGRVGEAPPPE, encoded by the coding sequence ATGCCGGGCACACGACTCGCGGCTCTCATACTTGCCGCATTCTCCATCACCGCCCTGGGCGCGCAGGACACGACCGCAACCGCGAACCAGCCTTCAGGCCGCCCCGCTCATGTTTCCGCAGGGCCGCGGCCACCCCTCGTCTTTCAGACGGAAGAACCCGAGGTTCCCCCGGTGATGCATCTATGCATCGCCCGCTGCTTTCCGATCATGTGGGACAAGGACCACTACATCAATTTCGGGCCGGAAAACACGAGCATTTATACAGTCGAGAGGTTCACCCGCGAATCAATCGTCATGCACCGCACGGATAAGGGGCGCTTTCCACTGACCGCCGACATTACCGGTCAGATATCCGAAGACGGCAACAGCGTCGTGAAGGGGAAGATTGTCTGGACTTCGGGTAACTCCGGCTCAGGCCCCTTTACCGCCACATGGGGCAGCGCGATAGAGGACGACCAGGTACTAGGACAACGGCGCTTGCTCCACATCCCTTGCGATGCCTCCTCCCGCGTCTCCGTCGCGGAAGCCAGTGAACGCGCGGAACAACTGTTGGAAGCCAACGATCTCACCACCGCCATATGCTGGATGCGCATTGGGGCAACACAGGGCGATGCCGGAGCCCAGGGTGCCCTTGCGTCCATTTTCTATCGGGGCGTCGGAGTGCCCGTGAACATTCGCGAGGCCGCACTCTGGGCCGAGAAGGCCTCCGCTCAAGGTAACTATCTCGGCGAACACGTTTTGTCGAACATGTACGCCAAAGGAGACGCCAAGCCTAAAGATGCCGCCAAGGCCGAATACTGGAGAGCCAAGTACGAGAAAGACAAACTTGCGCACGACCGCGCGGAGGAAGAAGCAAAGGAAGCGCAACGCCAGCGCGCCCAGGCACAGGCGCAGCAAAATGAGGAGGCCGAGATCCTGCTACTGCGACTGCTGGTGGGCGCATTCTCCGCGGATTCCGATAGCGGCGGCGGTATGCCCAGAAACAATGGTTATGGGCAATCGGTCACTGCGTGTCACCAGGGATTTGCCCTCGCATGCGGCAGGGTCGGCGAGGCTCCTCCACCCGAATAA
- a CDS encoding ATP-binding protein has product MVPPEATPRSSPSSALTGNLPFAEWTEVLGSERLTGAQLDRLTHHVYILEMNGDSFRLKQSRRKRNPNA; this is encoded by the coding sequence ATAGTCCCCCCCGAGGCCACTCCTCGCTCAAGCCCATCCTCCGCGCTCACCGGCAACCTTCCCTTCGCCGAGTGGACCGAGGTTCTCGGCTCCGAACGCCTCACCGGAGCCCAGCTCGACCGCCTCACCCACCACGTCTACATCCTCGAGATGAACGGCGACAGCTTCCGCCTCAAACAGAGCCGCCGAAAGCGGAACCCCAACGCCTAG
- a CDS encoding toll/interleukin-1 receptor domain-containing protein, with amino-acid sequence MDQRLEIGLRESMMARRRAIENKKVRQELDIPKRQPTSPATVTTPTPKPVARIEQEITRKPPASEIRAQQTWDIFMSHASPDKRWVRGLVTALREADVTVWFDEDCLEWGEDLQRGINQGLKNCRKVIAVLSKPYLAERKWTEAEISGLLAREKLGETLILPIWHQITEYDFQKYNLILASRIGKVSDSDNYDEIVRAVLKVLGRQPDAGKNAGSSAVVPKEGTTVASVFYYSPDGQRPHMTVKNAADREGWFILRHTDGSVDEGTLSDIAITEFEVADKSEAHTSLFLRPRK; translated from the coding sequence ATGGATCAACGCCTGGAAATTGGTCTTCGTGAGTCCATGATGGCACGGAGGCGTGCGATCGAGAACAAGAAGGTGCGCCAGGAGTTAGATATCCCGAAGCGCCAGCCGACATCCCCAGCGACTGTCACTACGCCGACTCCGAAGCCGGTCGCACGGATCGAGCAAGAGATCACAAGAAAGCCGCCAGCGTCAGAAATACGCGCACAACAAACCTGGGACATCTTCATGTCGCATGCTTCGCCGGATAAGCGGTGGGTGCGAGGGCTGGTGACGGCCCTGAGGGAAGCAGATGTCACGGTCTGGTTCGACGAAGATTGCCTGGAGTGGGGCGAGGATCTTCAGCGCGGAATAAATCAAGGTCTCAAGAACTGTCGCAAAGTGATCGCCGTCTTGTCAAAACCGTATCTGGCGGAGAGAAAGTGGACGGAAGCAGAGATCAGTGGACTGCTCGCACGTGAGAAGCTTGGCGAAACTCTAATTCTGCCGATCTGGCACCAGATCACCGAGTATGACTTTCAGAAATACAACCTGATTCTCGCTAGCCGAATCGGTAAAGTCAGCGACAGCGATAACTACGATGAGATTGTGCGTGCAGTTCTGAAAGTTTTGGGCCGCCAACCCGACGCTGGCAAGAATGCTGGTTCGAGTGCAGTAGTTCCCAAGGAAGGTACGACCGTTGCCAGTGTTTTTTACTACAGCCCTGATGGCCAGAGACCGCATATGACAGTCAAGAATGCAGCCGATCGTGAAGGTTGGTTCATTCTTCGTCACACGGACGGCAGCGTTGATGAAGGAACACTCTCAGATATAGCCATTACAGAGTTCGAAGTCGCTGACAAATCTGAGGCCCATACTTCCCTCTTCTTGAGGCCAAGGAAATAG
- a CDS encoding PAS domain S-box protein produces MLIGQASTLQVDDPLKPNSERIFADGEMAERIRRHPWETTAIGAISEWSETLLCAVNMMLESQFPMLLIWGPEMVVLYNDACMPLEGEKHPDALGRTGQECWPEAWHILAPKLRSVLEQGAKLYFENELIPILRQGALTDLYWTYSYSPVRDPTGAVSGILAVSHDVTAKLKAERERDTIAANLKNVLESTTDGLVVLDKQGRYTYVNEQAARIVALRPEEMIGRTQWELFPHAAESEFGRQYRRAIETGRPRHFDNFYPEPLNAWFECHCYPSEHGVSIYFRDVTEKKETERALRASESRFRKLFESDMMGVAIPDRFGAFRESNDELLRMTGYTREDQEAGLVRWDTMTPPEYADLDRAHIQEAAKRGSCTPYEKEYIRKDGSRVPILCGYALLEETEDEYVGFVLDLSEQKQAERGLREREERFRALAESLPQLVWMANSNGETTYCNQRVFEYFGVEASETEIPLWRDRFHPEDMEDTFAAWRKSIERSEPYQVEYRLRRHDGQYRHFLARAVPVRNEAGDVERWIGSCTDIHEQKLAERGLREREERFRILADSLPQLVWMTDDSGENTYCNQRYLDYLGVTEAERPNIQWLELVHPEDLAPTLKLWNHSVETGEPYLNEFRLRRKDGLFRYFLARAVPFRNDGGQIERWIGSLTDTHEQRLAEDALRKSEKLATAGRLAASIAHEINNPLAGVTNSLYLALQDDSLKTDTKSYLQTAEEELRRVAHITTQTLQFHRQSTSPAPTDICDIVDSVLALFGQRLASKSIRVNADCERGAVATCLGGEIRQVIANIVGNAMDAMPHGGSLRVRVKRSRSWAKEGPDGVKIVVADSGHGISPAVMERLFEPFVSTKEATGIGLGLWVSHGIVRKHGGTIRVRSKSKPQPSGTVFAVFIPSASMVL; encoded by the coding sequence ATGCTTATCGGGCAAGCCTCGACACTGCAGGTTGACGATCCGCTGAAACCGAACAGCGAACGGATCTTTGCCGACGGGGAGATGGCCGAGCGGATACGCCGTCACCCATGGGAGACCACGGCGATCGGCGCGATATCCGAATGGTCCGAGACCCTGCTCTGCGCCGTCAATATGATGCTGGAGAGCCAGTTCCCCATGCTCCTGATCTGGGGGCCTGAGATGGTCGTGCTTTACAACGATGCGTGCATGCCGCTTGAGGGGGAGAAGCATCCTGATGCCTTAGGACGAACCGGGCAAGAGTGTTGGCCAGAAGCGTGGCATATTCTGGCACCAAAGCTGAGGTCCGTTCTGGAGCAGGGCGCGAAACTTTACTTCGAGAACGAACTGATTCCGATCTTGCGGCAGGGAGCCCTGACGGATCTCTACTGGACCTACAGCTATAGTCCCGTTCGCGACCCGACGGGCGCGGTTTCAGGCATCCTTGCCGTCTCCCACGATGTTACGGCGAAGCTGAAAGCAGAACGCGAGCGCGACACCATCGCGGCAAACCTGAAGAATGTGCTGGAGAGCACGACCGATGGCCTTGTGGTTTTGGACAAGCAGGGCCGGTATACCTATGTGAACGAGCAGGCGGCGCGGATCGTTGCTTTGCGGCCTGAGGAGATGATTGGCAGGACGCAGTGGGAGCTCTTCCCGCACGCAGCGGAGTCGGAGTTTGGCAGGCAATACCGCCGGGCTATAGAAACAGGGAGACCTCGCCACTTCGACAACTTTTATCCGGAGCCGCTGAACGCCTGGTTCGAATGTCACTGCTATCCATCGGAACATGGCGTTTCCATCTACTTCCGGGATGTAACTGAGAAGAAAGAAACGGAGCGAGCTCTCCGGGCCAGTGAGTCGCGTTTCCGCAAACTCTTCGAGTCGGACATGATGGGAGTCGCCATCCCGGACCGGTTTGGCGCTTTCCGTGAGAGCAACGATGAACTCCTTAGAATGACCGGCTACACGCGTGAGGACCAGGAAGCGGGCCTGGTGCGATGGGATACGATGACGCCTCCTGAGTATGCCGATCTGGACCGTGCGCATATCCAGGAGGCCGCCAAGCGAGGAAGTTGTACGCCTTACGAGAAGGAGTACATCCGCAAGGATGGCAGTCGTGTACCGATCTTGTGCGGCTATGCCCTCTTGGAGGAGACCGAGGATGAGTACGTCGGTTTCGTGCTAGATCTTAGCGAACAAAAGCAGGCAGAGCGCGGGCTGCGAGAACGGGAGGAGCGTTTTCGTGCCCTGGCGGAAAGTCTGCCTCAACTTGTCTGGATGGCGAACTCCAACGGGGAAACCACGTACTGCAATCAACGCGTCTTTGAGTACTTCGGGGTCGAAGCGAGCGAGACGGAGATCCCCTTATGGCGGGACCGCTTCCATCCCGAGGACATGGAAGACACCTTTGCCGCCTGGCGCAAATCGATAGAACGATCCGAGCCATACCAGGTCGAGTACCGTCTGCGCCGGCATGACGGCCAATATCGGCACTTTCTTGCACGAGCAGTTCCCGTGCGGAACGAAGCCGGAGATGTAGAGCGCTGGATCGGCAGTTGTACGGATATTCACGAACAGAAGCTTGCGGAACGCGGCCTGCGAGAGCGCGAGGAGCGCTTTCGTATCCTCGCAGATAGCCTGCCCCAGCTTGTCTGGATGACCGATGATTCGGGCGAGAACACCTACTGTAATCAGCGCTACCTGGACTACCTGGGCGTGACGGAGGCCGAGAGGCCAAACATTCAGTGGCTGGAGCTGGTGCACCCGGAGGATCTCGCCCCGACACTGAAGCTCTGGAACCACTCCGTCGAAACCGGAGAGCCTTATTTAAACGAATTCCGGCTGCGGCGAAAGGATGGCCTCTTCCGGTACTTCCTCGCGAGGGCAGTTCCCTTCAGGAACGATGGGGGCCAGATAGAGCGGTGGATCGGGAGCTTAACGGACACTCATGAGCAGAGGCTGGCCGAGGATGCGTTGCGCAAGTCGGAAAAGCTGGCGACGGCCGGCCGGCTCGCCGCCAGCATCGCGCACGAGATCAACAATCCTCTGGCAGGCGTCACTAACTCCCTGTATCTCGCGCTGCAGGACGACTCGCTCAAGACGGACACAAAGAGCTATCTCCAGACTGCCGAAGAGGAGCTGCGGCGGGTCGCGCACATCACCACACAGACTCTCCAATTTCACAGACAGTCGACCTCACCGGCGCCGACCGACATCTGCGATATCGTCGACTCGGTCCTTGCTCTCTTCGGGCAACGGCTGGCGAGTAAGAGCATCCGCGTGAACGCCGATTGCGAACGGGGAGCAGTTGCAACCTGTCTCGGAGGCGAGATCCGCCAGGTCATTGCCAACATCGTCGGCAACGCAATGGACGCGATGCCGCACGGCGGATCTCTTCGCGTGAGGGTGAAGAGATCCAGGAGCTGGGCGAAGGAAGGTCCAGACGGTGTAAAGATCGTTGTCGCCGACTCCGGACACGGAATCTCTCCGGCAGTCATGGAGCGCCTCTTCGAGCCTTTCGTCTCTACGAAAGAAGCTACCGGGATCGGGCTTGGCCTTTGGGTATCCCATGGGATCGTGCGTAAACACGGAGGCACGATACGAGTTCGCAGCAAATCCAAGCCTCAGCCTTCGGGTACAGTTTTCGCGGTTTTCATCCCGTCGGCGTCGATGGTTCTATGA
- a CDS encoding response regulator — translation MDESCNARGGIITADDEQVIANTLAIILNQAGFSARAVYSGESALEALSYFKPDMLISDVIMPGMTGIEVAIRTREILPTCKILLFSGQAATSDLLETARAKGHNFEILAKPVHPADLLAKLRSFDSDRGSDSRRSESGVSENRGGNWAI, via the coding sequence ATCGACGAGTCGTGTAATGCGCGAGGGGGGATCATTACTGCTGACGACGAACAGGTCATTGCAAACACGTTGGCCATCATCCTTAATCAAGCCGGTTTTAGCGCGCGGGCCGTCTATAGCGGTGAGAGTGCCCTAGAAGCTCTGAGCTATTTCAAGCCAGACATGCTCATTAGTGACGTGATTATGCCTGGGATGACCGGCATCGAAGTTGCCATCCGCACACGCGAGATTTTGCCTACGTGCAAGATCTTGCTGTTTTCAGGGCAAGCAGCTACCTCTGATCTTCTGGAAACTGCACGGGCTAAGGGGCATAATTTTGAAATTCTTGCGAAGCCGGTTCACCCGGCTGACCTGCTGGCGAAATTACGATCGTTCGACTCAGATAGGGGTTCGGACTCTCGTCGTAGCGAATCCGGCGTTTCGGAGAATAGGGGCGGAAATTGGGCAATCTGA
- a CDS encoding tetratricopeptide repeat protein, whose product MREGQNLASQGRLAEAETSLVQAERVIPNDIELLTLLAKVKGRLGQPEEAAALFRRIVQLKPKVAENHLNLAIALADAKQLDAALAETSAAISLAPRSGPIHLNRARLLADLHRNEEARSEFALSSKLDPGNPDTFYYWSLLEHEQAHLAKETELLETLVKLQPNSDRDFFFLGRSLSEQSRHAESITALRRAIELNPHAGDALYMLAMEVKRQDPSEARTLMKRFVEVRDDAANLDAIETLGNQAYTASKQQNWEEAIRLLHQALAQCNECSVVAGLHRNLGLALCEHGNLREGKQELQQALELDPNDRDAEAALKMLPK is encoded by the coding sequence ATGCGCGAGGGCCAGAATTTGGCCTCGCAGGGCCGTCTCGCGGAAGCAGAGACATCTCTGGTTCAGGCCGAACGTGTGATCCCGAACGACATCGAACTCCTGACCCTCCTAGCCAAAGTAAAGGGCCGCCTAGGCCAGCCCGAAGAGGCTGCCGCGCTCTTTCGCCGGATCGTTCAACTGAAACCAAAAGTCGCAGAGAACCATCTCAATCTCGCCATCGCTTTGGCCGATGCCAAGCAACTCGACGCGGCATTGGCGGAGACCTCTGCCGCGATCTCCCTTGCGCCCCGTTCCGGCCCCATCCATCTCAATCGCGCGCGTCTCCTTGCGGATCTTCATCGCAACGAGGAGGCACGGTCTGAGTTTGCCTTATCGAGCAAGCTGGATCCCGGCAATCCGGACACCTTCTACTACTGGTCGCTGCTCGAGCACGAACAGGCCCATCTTGCCAAGGAAACCGAGCTGTTGGAGACACTGGTCAAGCTACAGCCCAACAGCGACCGCGACTTCTTCTTTCTGGGGCGCAGCCTCTCCGAGCAATCAAGGCACGCAGAGTCCATCACCGCGCTTCGACGCGCTATCGAGCTTAACCCCCATGCGGGCGATGCTCTCTACATGCTGGCGATGGAGGTCAAGCGTCAGGACCCATCGGAAGCCCGTACCTTGATGAAGCGCTTTGTCGAAGTACGCGACGACGCGGCAAATCTCGACGCGATCGAGACCTTGGGCAACCAGGCCTACACCGCATCGAAGCAGCAAAACTGGGAGGAGGCCATCCGGCTCCTACATCAGGCACTGGCCCAATGCAACGAATGTTCAGTGGTTGCGGGACTACACCGGAATCTTGGCCTGGCGCTCTGCGAGCATGGCAACCTGCGGGAAGGAAAGCAGGAGCTACAGCAGGCCCTCGAACTCGATCCGAATGACCGCGATGCCGAGGCCGCACTGAAGATGCTCCCGAAGTAG